A window of the Lolium perenne isolate Kyuss_39 chromosome 7, Kyuss_2.0, whole genome shotgun sequence genome harbors these coding sequences:
- the LOC127315577 gene encoding uncharacterized protein, with amino-acid sequence MDHISVTSSLGGIITFVGYIRERLDRAVASPAWRARFPGYKVINGDPEHSDHRPVIVHLEGTTQPVRISNNNLNKRFEARWLLEDGCEEVVNNAWITAGARGEVKLPEKIRFVSKELASWSPEVMGDLQKRIKQLKADLEECRKDSITEASLRKEQVLRYRLDRVEEQWDTHWKQRAHVTWLQNGDRNTTYFDSVASERKRHNTIKKVEEGGWSGGRRGGELAGSYQMNAHLNAEFTREEIKEALDSIGDLKAPSVDGMPAIFFKKFWGTVGDALVQEVVNVLQGGSIPEGWNETIVVLIPKVQNPESMKDLRPISLCNVVYKLVSKVLANRLKCILDELISPNQSAFVPGRLISDNTILAYEMSHFMKRRRSGKKCYMAVKLDMSKAYDRVEWSFLEGTMLRLGICNDFVKNVMKCVRSVSYRFKVNGFSALIHNAERRGAISGIKLAPSAPSVNHLLFADDSLLLLEANLEGAAEINFILRRYEEASGQFINWDKSSVLFSINTPRRKKDAIMGVLGLRMEAHGGKYFGLPIYIGRERSRAFVYLKERILSKIRGWKEKFLSKAGKEILIKAVAQEDEHRAHWISWEKMMRPKEEGGLGFRDLHHFNLAMLAKQVWRLIQAPYSLCSRVLRAKYFGDGDILNAKPMPELKKVWRSVLPEQLRVQLLECNSSLEFVHEIFSLKYKDMMTAVALLWCWWTERNKANHNEKRLSPAEFQFTVRRHTREWTEFFKSKSTSIQQNELKWQPPQRDWIMINTDGSYKSATGNGGWGCIARDHACQPIFAAAGSVANVGEPLQTETHALLEAISLADQFGIGRPVFATDCLVLKQAVNSNDYDDAPLGALFREVKYNLWLNFIDYRVIYVHRSCNKPAHELAALGAAEPQSYHNVWVENYPIAVTSAMSGDYAVQV; translated from the exons ATGGACCACATTTCG GTGACATCTTCACTTGGAGGAATAATAACTTTCGTGGGGTATATCCGTGAAAGGTTGGACCGTGCTGTGGCCTCGCCAGCATGGCGAGCTCGTTTCCCTGGTTACAAGGTGATAAATGGGGACCCCGAACACTCCGACCATAGGCCTGTGATTGTACATTTGGAGGGAACCACCCAGCCAGTCCGAATCAGCAACAATAACTTAAATAAGCGTTTCGAGGCACGGTGGCTCCTAGAAGATGGTTGTGAGGAGGTGGTTAATAATGCATGGATAACTGCAGGAGCTCGAGGTGAAGTTAAACTACCGGAGAAAATTCGTTTCGTGTCAAAGGAATTAGCAAGTTGGAGCCCTGAGGTCATGGGTGATCTCCAAAAACGTATAAAGCAGCTGAAGGCCGATCTAGAGGAGTGCCGCAAGGATAGTATCACTGAAGCATCTTTAAGGAAGGAGCAAGTTTTGCGCTACCGTCTGGATCGCGTGGAGGAACAATGGGATACACATTGGAAGCAAAGGGCGCATGTCACTTGGCTGCAAAATGGTGATCGGAACACCACTTATTTTGATTCAGTGGCGTCGGAGAGGAAAAGGCATAATACTATAAAAAAAGTTGAGGAGGGAGGATGGAGTGGTGGTAGAAGGGGAGGAGAGCTTGCAGGCTCTT ACCAAATGAATGCACATCTCAATGCTGAATTTACACGCGAAGAAATTAAAGAAGCCCTGGATAGCATTGGAGATCTTAAAGCTCCTAGTGTAGATGGTATGCCAGCGATTTTTTTCAAGAAGTTTTGGGGAACGGTTGGTGATGCATTGGTGCAAGAGGTTGTAAACGTATTGCAAGGCGGCAGTATACCGGAGGGATGGAACGAAACAATCGTGGTGCTTATCCCAAAGGTGCAGAACCCTGAAAGTATGAAGGATCTTCGCCCTATTAGCCTTTGTAATGTCGTTTATAAGCTAGTGTCCAAGGTGTTGGCTAACCGTTTGAAGTGCATCCTTGATGAGCTTATCTCTCCAAATCAGAGTGCTTTTGTGCCAGGTCGGCTTATTTCAGATAATACTATACTTGCATATGAGATGTCTCATTTTATGAAGAGGAGAAGATCGGGAAAGAAATGTTACATGGCAGTAAAGTTAGATATGAGTAAGGCCTATGATCGTGTAGAATGGTCCTTCTTGGAGGGGACAATGTTGAGGTTGGGAATCTGCAATGATTTTGTGAAGAATGTGATGAAGTGTGTACGGTCTGTCTCATACCGCTTCAAGGTCAATG GTTTCTCAGCCCTCATTCATAATGCGGAAAGAAGAGGTGCAATTAGTGGGATAAAGCTGGCTCCAAGTGCACCAAGTGTTAATCACCTTTTGTTCGCGGACGACTCACTCTTGTTGTTGGAAGCGAACTTGGAGGGTGCTGCTGAGATCAATTTCATTCTTCGGCGCTACGAGGAAGCCTCTGGACAGTTTATAAACTGGGACAAGTCATCGGTTTTATTCAGTATCAATACTCCTAGAAGGAAAAAAGATGCAATTATGGGGGTGTTGGGGCTGCGTATGGAAGCACACGGTGGCAAGTATTTTGGTCTCCCAATTTATATTGGTCGTGAAAGATCAAGGGCATTTGTTTATCTGAAAGAAAGAATCTTAAGTAAAATAAGAGGGTGGAAAGAAAAGTTCCTCTCAAAAGCTGGCAAGGAAATCCTTATTAAAGCCGTTGCACAG GAAGATGAGCATCGTGCACACTGGATCAGCTGGGAGAAAATGATGAGACCAAAGGAAGAGGGAGGCCTAGGATTCCGGGATCTCCACCATTTCAACTTGGCAATGTTGGCCAAACAAGTGTGGCGCCTGATACAAGCGCCTTATTCACTTTGTAGCAGGGTACTGAGAGCTAAATATTTCGGGGATGGTGATATCCTCAATGCAAAACCAATGCCAG AACTGAAGAAGGTTTGGAGGAGTGTGCTCCCAGAACAACTAAGAGTGCAGCTTCTAGAATGCAATTCAAGTCTAGAGTTTGTTCATGAAATTTTCTCATTGAAATACAAGGATATGATGACGGCGGTAGCCCTGTTATGGTGTTGGTGGACGGAGAGGAATAAAGCAAACCACAATGAGAAACGTTTGTCACCTGCTGAATTTCAGTTTACAGTCAGGAGACATACAAGAGAATGGACTGAATTTTTTAAATCGAAGTCCACGAGCATACAACAGAATGAGCTTAAATGGCAGCCTCCGCAAAGAGACTGGATCATGATAAATACTGATGGATCTTACAAATCTGCTACTGGGAATGGAGGATGGGGTTGCATCGCAAGGGACCATGCGTGTCAACCAATCTTTGCTGCTGCGGGCAGTGTAGCAAATGTTGGTGAACCCCTTCAAACTGAAACGCATGCACTTCTTGAAGCAATCTCCCTGGCGGATCAGTTTGGGATTGGAAGGCCTGTGTTTGCTACGGATTGCCTAGTCTTGAAGCAAGCAGTTAACTCGAATGATTATGATGATGCACCACTTGGAGCCCTGTTTAGAGAAGTGAAGTATAATCTTTGGCTGAACTTTATCGACTACCGTGTGATTTATGTGCATCGGTCTTGTAACAAACCAGCTCACGAGCTAGCGGCATTGGGTGCGGCTGAGCCGCAGAGTTACCACAATGTGTGGGTCGAAAACTATCCTATTGCTGTAACCAGTGCCATGTCCGGCGATTATGCCGTGCAAGTTTAA